AGTAGGACAACTGAAATTTTAAACCAggtgaaaatataaatatataatgtataaatacagttttcatattttaagtcATGCTGAGAGATCACTAAAAGACTGCCAACTGCCAAAGAAAATACACATCTGATTAATTGCCCAGCCCTTAGCAACGCTCCCAGAATGCATCACTCATCTGGCTCCATGGACAATGGCTGGTTTGCTCGAGTCGTCACCATCAGGATGCTGTGAGTGCATCCCCCAAAATTTTCTGGAATTTCTCGCTGCAGTTGTGTTTCTTCAGGAGCCTTGAGTCTGAGAATCCGAGTccacagctgctgcaggagtACGGTCTTTCCCCCGTGTGGGTCTGCATGTGAAACTTGACGTGCCCAAGCTGCCTGAACCTCACGCCACAGACCTCGCACTCGTACGGCTTCTCTCCGGTGTGGATCAGCTGATGTCTCTGGTAGTTCGTGTACATGCGGAAGGCCTTGCCGCATTGCTCGCATTTGTGCGGCTTTTCTCCAGAATGCTGCAGCTTGTGGATCTTGAGCGCCTGACGGATGATGAACCTCTTCCCGCACACGTCACACCCGAAGGGCTTCTCTCCCGAGTGGACCCGCTGGTGGTAGTCATAGGTAGCTTTGTAGAAGAAGGACTTCCCGCATGTGTCGCAGCGGTACTGCATGTGACCCGTGTGCATGAGCTCATGCTTCTTCAGGGAACATGCGGTGTCAAAGCCCTTGTGACAGGTGCCGCAGCTGAACGGCGTCACGTCCACTATCGTCCTATCCTGCCGGTAGATTACTCTGCGCCTGCCCCGCTCCCGTGACCGTCTCCTCATGACCTGCCCGTGCTTCTCGTCGTGAGTTACGCTCTGGTGTCTCCTCAGGTGGCAGTTGTACAGAAACGTCTTCCCACACAGGTCACACATGTACGGCTTTGAAGCACCGTGAAGGAGCATGTGCGCTTTCAGCTTGTTGGCCTGAATGAAACCCTTCCCGCACACCTTACATTTGAACGGCCTCTCGCCCGTGTGGATGTGCATGTGTCTCTTCAGGTTCTGAGGCAGCGTGAAGCCAGCACCGCACGTCTCACAGGTAAACATCTTCCCTCTGTGGACCGCCTGGTGCGTCCTGAGCGATCGTCTCTTTATAAAAACCTTGCCGCACACTGTGCATTTGTACGGGtgctctccagtgtggatgcttCTGTGACACTGAAGGGTGAAGGCGTATTTGAAGCTCTCTCCACACTCGGAGCATTTGTGCGGCTTCTCAACCGTGTGCACGAGCTGGTGGGACTTCAGGCTGTATTTGGTCTTGAAGCCCTTCCCGCAGGTGGAGCAGGCGAACGGCCTTTCATCCGTGTGTACCACCTGATGCGTCTTCAGCCccatttttgttttgaactTCTTCTGGCAGAGCTCGCACTCGTAGCTGGCATACTTCTTCTCTTCGTGTCGCAGCAGGTGGTACTCAAAAGTCGCTGCGTTCCTGAACTTTCTCGGGCACTGGTCGCAGGTAAAAGGccgctgctctttgtggatgttCATGTGCTTCATGAGGTGGAAGAGTCGGTTAAAAGTCTTGTTAcagatgtcacacacaaacactctgcCTTTCTTCAAAACCTCTGCTTCCAGACGCTTTTGGCTCTCAGTGTATTCGGGCTCAGCTGAGTCCGCGGAGGTACAATCTGCTGTGGCGTGTAAACAAAAGGAAAGATCGAGGTTTACACAGATGATGCAGGAGAAGAAGCTCATTCATCATCACTTCTTACACGTGAAATCATCACTCAGCATAGAGGATGTCTGAAGATCTGATCTGAACTGCTCTTTGTGTGaaccctcacccaggaccaatttgtcATGTTTATGGTTATTTTCTAATTTAAAACCTGAAGTCACACATTATCAGTCTTTGTtagtttttgttagttttacgGTAAATAATTTCTATATTAACCATTTAAATTCTCACCCGGTCCATTGTCTGGTAAAGAAACTGCTTCCATCACCTCCTCCATCGCCTCTCCACCTTCTGAA
The genomic region above belongs to Oreochromis aureus strain Israel breed Guangdong linkage group 14, ZZ_aureus, whole genome shotgun sequence and contains:
- the LOC116320338 gene encoding zinc finger protein 2 homolog isoform X5 is translated as MALDFDSTVEMLACEATRKISTVFSQVSLLLLAENRTLKAKVGQLESELKAVTESFENARVWRENVLNGCPVLFKQSGQVFTLKPLGKLNIRTDKVAEGGSGSSPAPAGIQRVGQICPPASAAAPGVQGFTGPAPPAAARVQRVNQTSSPADAAVQSVSTSSPAPAAEVDGLHDTDSSGSEGGEAMEEVMEAVSLPDNGPADCTSADSAEPEYTESQKRLEAEVLKKGRVFVCDICNKTFNRLFHLMKHMNIHKEQRPFTCDQCPRKFRNAATFEYHLLRHEEKKYASYECELCQKKFKTKMGLKTHQVVHTDERPFACSTCGKGFKTKYSLKSHQLVHTVEKPHKCSECGESFKYAFTLQCHRSIHTGEHPYKCTVCGKVFIKRRSLRTHQAVHRGKMFTCETCGAGFTLPQNLKRHMHIHTGERPFKCKVCGKGFIQANKLKAHMLLHGASKPYMCDLCGKTFLYNCHLRRHQSVTHDEKHGQVMRRRSRERGRRRVIYRQDRTIVDVTPFSCGTCHKGFDTACSLKKHELMHTGHMQYRCDTCGKSFFYKATYDYHQRVHSGEKPFGCDVCGKRFIIRQALKIHKLQHSGEKPHKCEQCGKAFRMYTNYQRHQLIHTGEKPYECEVCGVRFRQLGHVKFHMQTHTGERPYSCSSCGLGFSDSRLLKKHNCSEKFQKILGDALTAS
- the LOC116320338 gene encoding zinc finger protein 2 homolog isoform X4, with protein sequence MSENLVFYSETKCIMETVIRVAVDVIGNPRVETDAEEQTMNRKLDFDSTVEMLACEATRKISTVFSQVSLLLLAENRTLKAKVGQLESELKAVTESFENARVWRENVLNGCPVLFKQSGQVFTLKPLGKLNIRTDKVAEGGSGSSPAPAGIQRVGQICPPASAAAPGVQGFTGPAPPAAARVQRVNQTSSPADAAVQSVSTSSPAPAAEVDGLHDTDSSGSEGGEAMEEVMEAVSLPDNGPDCTSADSAEPEYTESQKRLEAEVLKKGRVFVCDICNKTFNRLFHLMKHMNIHKEQRPFTCDQCPRKFRNAATFEYHLLRHEEKKYASYECELCQKKFKTKMGLKTHQVVHTDERPFACSTCGKGFKTKYSLKSHQLVHTVEKPHKCSECGESFKYAFTLQCHRSIHTGEHPYKCTVCGKVFIKRRSLRTHQAVHRGKMFTCETCGAGFTLPQNLKRHMHIHTGERPFKCKVCGKGFIQANKLKAHMLLHGASKPYMCDLCGKTFLYNCHLRRHQSVTHDEKHGQVMRRRSRERGRRRVIYRQDRTIVDVTPFSCGTCHKGFDTACSLKKHELMHTGHMQYRCDTCGKSFFYKATYDYHQRVHSGEKPFGCDVCGKRFIIRQALKIHKLQHSGEKPHKCEQCGKAFRMYTNYQRHQLIHTGEKPYECEVCGVRFRQLGHVKFHMQTHTGERPYSCSSCGLGFSDSRLLKKHNCSEKFQKILGDALTAS
- the LOC116320338 gene encoding zinc finger protein 2 homolog isoform X3, which gives rise to MSENLVFYSETKCIMETVIRVAVDVIGNPRVETDAEEQTMNRKLDFDSTVEMLACEATRKISTVFSQVSLLLLAENRTLKAKVGQLESELKAVTESFENARVWRENVLNGCPVLFKQSGQVFTLKPLGKLNIRTDKVAEGGSGSSPAPAGIQRVGQICPPASAAAPGVQGFTGPAPPAAARVQRVNQTSSPADAAVQSVSTSSPAPAAEVDGLHDTDSSGSEGGEAMEEVMEAVSLPDNGPADCTSADSAEPEYTESQKRLEAEVLKKGRVFVCDICNKTFNRLFHLMKHMNIHKEQRPFTCDQCPRKFRNAATFEYHLLRHEEKKYASYECELCQKKFKTKMGLKTHQVVHTDERPFACSTCGKGFKTKYSLKSHQLVHTVEKPHKCSECGESFKYAFTLQCHRSIHTGEHPYKCTVCGKVFIKRRSLRTHQAVHRGKMFTCETCGAGFTLPQNLKRHMHIHTGERPFKCKVCGKGFIQANKLKAHMLLHGASKPYMCDLCGKTFLYNCHLRRHQSVTHDEKHGQVMRRRSRERGRRRVIYRQDRTIVDVTPFSCGTCHKGFDTACSLKKHELMHTGHMQYRCDTCGKSFFYKATYDYHQRVHSGEKPFGCDVCGKRFIIRQALKIHKLQHSGEKPHKCEQCGKAFRMYTNYQRHQLIHTGEKPYECEVCGVRFRQLGHVKFHMQTHTGERPYSCSSCGLGFSDSRLLKKHNCSEKFQKILGDALTAS